From Ramlibacter tataouinensis, the proteins below share one genomic window:
- a CDS encoding DUF4886 domain-containing protein, producing MTVWTLARRILAALSLVAFAGTVPGALAQAVPKRTEIGARPESIMWVGNSFFYYNNSMHGHFGQLANSLNEKPALRSTSVTISGSGLDWHDMESLVRPNGLGRYSFVGDNEIRFNPPGRMYDTVIMMDCSQCPVHPQLQQAFHDTVRKDAEILRKQGIRPVLFMSWAYKDKPEMTQQLAEQYTKAGNDNDLLVIPAGLAFAKAIARKPDLELYVADKRHPSLAGTYLATATVYASLLKKSPVGAKYTAGLSPEVAALLQQAAWDAVQEYFSGK from the coding sequence ATGACTGTCTGGACCCTTGCGCGGCGCATCCTTGCGGCGCTTTCACTCGTTGCCTTCGCAGGCACCGTCCCGGGCGCCCTGGCGCAGGCGGTGCCAAAGCGGACCGAGATCGGCGCCCGGCCCGAGTCGATCATGTGGGTCGGCAACAGCTTCTTCTACTACAACAACAGCATGCACGGCCACTTCGGCCAGCTCGCGAATTCGCTGAACGAGAAGCCGGCGCTGCGCAGCACCTCGGTCACCATCAGCGGCTCGGGCCTGGACTGGCACGACATGGAGTCGCTGGTGCGGCCGAACGGGCTGGGCCGCTATTCCTTCGTCGGCGACAACGAGATCCGCTTCAATCCGCCCGGCCGCATGTACGACACCGTCATCATGATGGACTGCAGCCAGTGCCCGGTGCATCCGCAGCTGCAGCAGGCGTTCCACGACACCGTCCGCAAGGATGCGGAGATCCTGCGCAAGCAGGGCATCCGGCCGGTGCTTTTCATGTCCTGGGCCTACAAGGACAAGCCTGAGATGACGCAGCAGCTGGCCGAGCAGTACACCAAGGCGGGCAACGACAACGACCTGCTGGTGATTCCCGCCGGCCTGGCCTTCGCCAAGGCGATCGCCCGCAAGCCGGACCTGGAGCTCTATGTGGCGGACAAGCGGCACCCGAGCTTGGCCGGCACCTACCTCGCCACCGCGACGGTGTATGCGTCGCTGCTGAAGAAGAGCCCGGTGGGCGCCAAGTACACGGCCGGCCTGAGTCCGGAAGTGGCCGCACTGCTGCAGCAGGCGGCCTGGGATGCGGTGCAGGAGTACTTCTCCGGGAAGTAG
- a CDS encoding MlaD family protein yields MANSVEARAKIVFAVILLAIAAAVVGWWVFSTTGYVRYEIHSREPVSGLIAGAPVEFHGVEVGHVSEVRLSDPRNVRVLVELRKGTPVSAATVATITGRGLAARGFTGYVYVNLEDTGPAGAPLAAAPGQPYPVIAAGPAQLVNLDAAMTQLNQNVQVVTALLQSALDAQTLASMKESLAAMQQVTRTLAANNEKMNAIIANAERASAQLQPLLQSSTATVGTLQTQLLPEAQSAVAQLQRLTANTDETVRFLQTQTLPQAQRTVTRLDDLSASLNDTATRIRRNPAILLRGEARTPGPGEAQ; encoded by the coding sequence ATGGCCAACAGTGTCGAGGCGCGCGCGAAGATCGTGTTCGCGGTCATCCTTCTGGCGATCGCCGCGGCGGTCGTCGGCTGGTGGGTGTTCTCCACGACCGGCTACGTGCGCTACGAGATCCATTCGCGCGAACCGGTCTCCGGGCTGATCGCCGGCGCACCGGTGGAGTTTCACGGCGTCGAGGTCGGGCATGTGAGCGAGGTGCGGCTTTCGGATCCGCGCAACGTGCGTGTGCTCGTCGAGCTGCGCAAGGGCACGCCGGTCAGCGCCGCGACGGTGGCGACCATCACCGGCCGGGGCCTCGCGGCGCGCGGTTTCACCGGCTATGTCTATGTGAACCTGGAAGACACGGGGCCGGCCGGCGCGCCCCTGGCCGCGGCGCCCGGCCAGCCGTATCCGGTGATCGCCGCGGGGCCCGCGCAGTTGGTCAACCTCGACGCCGCCATGACCCAGCTGAACCAGAACGTGCAGGTGGTGACGGCGCTGCTGCAGTCGGCGCTGGATGCGCAGACGCTGGCTTCGATGAAGGAGTCGCTCGCTGCGATGCAGCAGGTCACGCGCACGCTGGCGGCCAACAACGAGAAGATGAACGCCATCATCGCGAACGCCGAGCGCGCCAGCGCGCAGCTGCAGCCGCTGCTGCAATCGAGCACCGCGACGGTGGGCACGCTGCAGACGCAGCTGCTGCCCGAAGCGCAGTCGGCGGTGGCCCAGCTCCAGCGGCTCACCGCCAACACCGACGAGACCGTGCGCTTTCTGCAGACGCAAACCCTGCCGCAGGCGCAGCGCACCGTCACGCGGCTCGATGACTTGAGCGCGTCGCTGAACGACACGGCGACACGGATTCGCCGCAATCCGGCCATCCTGCTGCGCGGCGAGGCCCGCACGCCCGGCCCGGGTGAGGCGCAATGA
- the ppk2 gene encoding polyphosphate kinase 2 produces the protein MAKKVKRDKAAREDSAVPTRKLTAGDYEDELYRLHVELVKLQQWVQASGSKICVVFEGRDGAGKGGTIKAITERTSPRVFRVVALPAPTNREKTQMYLQRYVPHLPAAGEVVIFDRSWYNRAGVERVMGFCTEEQVQDFLQAVPLVERAIVDSGVRLFKYWLEVSPQEQTRRLTDRIEDERKIWKLSPMDLQSYGRWYDYSRARDDMFKATDTEFAPWLVARTDDKRRARLNIISDLLSRIPYQPVKRDKVVLPKRQKAGDYREPDYPYRYIAERF, from the coding sequence ATGGCGAAGAAGGTCAAGCGAGACAAGGCTGCCCGCGAGGACAGCGCCGTACCGACCCGCAAGTTGACGGCTGGTGACTACGAGGATGAGCTCTACCGGCTGCATGTGGAACTGGTAAAACTGCAGCAGTGGGTTCAGGCCAGCGGCAGCAAGATCTGCGTGGTGTTCGAAGGCCGCGACGGCGCCGGCAAGGGCGGCACCATCAAGGCAATCACCGAGCGGACGAGCCCGCGGGTCTTCCGGGTGGTGGCTCTGCCGGCTCCCACCAATCGCGAGAAGACGCAGATGTACCTGCAGCGTTACGTGCCCCACCTGCCTGCGGCCGGCGAGGTGGTGATCTTCGACCGCAGCTGGTACAACCGCGCCGGCGTCGAACGCGTGATGGGCTTCTGCACCGAAGAGCAGGTGCAGGACTTCCTGCAGGCCGTGCCCTTGGTGGAGCGAGCGATCGTCGACTCTGGCGTGCGGCTGTTCAAGTACTGGCTCGAGGTGAGTCCCCAGGAGCAGACGCGTCGGCTCACGGATCGCATCGAGGACGAGCGCAAGATCTGGAAGCTCTCGCCCATGGACCTGCAGTCCTATGGCCGCTGGTACGACTACTCGCGGGCACGCGACGACATGTTCAAGGCCACGGACACCGAGTTCGCCCCGTGGCTGGTGGCGCGTACCGATGACAAGCGGCGCGCACGCCTGAACATCATCAGCGACCTGCTCTCGCGCATCCCCTACCAGCCTGTCAAGCGCGACAAGGTGGTGCTGCCTAAGCGACAGAAGGCCGGCGACTACCGCGAGCCGGACTACCCCTACCGCTACATCGCGGAAAGGTTCTGA
- a CDS encoding ABC-type transport auxiliary lipoprotein family protein produces the protein MTRGPAVRTGLALCAAALAAGCSSLLAPAAEAPLAIAMLDTLPQDIPRASCRAPLVRVERPESRPAYDTTRMAYTQQPHQIAYFSSNEWAERPAQMLHPLLVRALEATGCIRVIVPPDGGPASYILRTEVIELTQDFSEEPPKARLALRVRWLDAVSGNLLATREIAQREPMRQKTPGAGVQAANEASAKVLRDVARFALDMAGAH, from the coding sequence ATGACCCGGGGGCCAGCCGTGCGGACCGGGCTCGCCCTCTGCGCGGCGGCGCTCGCGGCCGGCTGCTCCTCCCTGCTGGCGCCGGCGGCGGAAGCGCCGCTGGCGATCGCCATGCTGGACACCCTGCCGCAGGACATCCCGCGCGCCAGTTGCCGCGCACCGCTCGTGCGGGTCGAGCGGCCCGAGTCGCGGCCCGCGTACGACACCACCCGCATGGCCTACACCCAGCAGCCGCACCAGATCGCCTATTTCAGCAGCAACGAGTGGGCCGAGCGGCCGGCGCAGATGCTGCACCCGCTGCTGGTACGCGCGCTGGAGGCCACCGGCTGCATCCGCGTGATCGTGCCGCCGGATGGCGGCCCGGCCTCCTACATCTTGCGCACCGAAGTGATTGAACTCACGCAGGATTTCAGCGAGGAGCCGCCGAAGGCGCGACTCGCGCTGCGCGTGCGCTGGCTGGACGCGGTCAGCGGCAACCTGCTCGCGACGCGCGAGATCGCGCAGCGCGAGCCGATGCGCCAGAAGACGCCCGGCGCCGGAGTGCAAGCGGCCAACGAG